CGGTGCCCCCTCACGGCCCTTAGGATAGGAGGGCTGAATAGCGGAGGCCGGAAGTAAATCCCGGGTAGCGATAAAGCCTAGGATAGCAATGTGCATGGTTTCGTCCAATAGAAAATGAAAGAAAACGACTTTTGAAGTACCATTTAAGACGCGGATACCTGAACCGATGAATGGGAAGCCGAAGGCTGCATGAGAGTCGGGTACAGTTCATCCACAAAACGGCGAATTTTCTGGTCCCAGATCAGTTCTTTGGCGATTTCGTAACCAGCCAGCCCCATTTGTCGGCGTTCATCGGGATGGGCCGCCATCCATTCCACGCCACGGGCCAGAGCATCTACCACTTCCGTTTCATTCGTAACCGGAACTTTGATGCCGTTACTACCATTCACTAATTCGCCCTGACCGTGTAAATCCAGCGTCAGAATCGGCATACAGTACGACATGGCTTCTACCAACTGGTGCGGACAGGAATCTCGTAAACTGGTAAAAAACAGAACGTCCGAATCAATGTAGTACTGTTTCATCTGATCGTACGAAACTTGTCCCACCCAATTGACGCGGTTTTCGACGCCGTAAGTTTGGACGTATCCGGGAATGTGCTCGACCATTTCACCTTGCCCACCCACAATCGTAAGCCGTACTGAAAGCTTAGGATCAACTTTACTCAGGGCTTGAATAGTCAATTCCAAAGCCTTACGGGGCAGCATCCGACCCGTCCAAAGCAGTTCGAGGGTTGCCTTAGGCGGATGAGCGGTGACTTCGCGGGGGAGAAAATTCAAAGCCATACCTACATCCCAAATACGCTCAATGGGTTGGGTCGGTCGTAATCGCCGGACCAGATCATACGTATCATTATTGGTAACAATGACCAGATCGGCTTTTTTCAACATTCGGAAATACGCGGGATTGGTATACTCCAGCACTTTGCCGACAATATCCCGCATCCATTCGCGGGTCCAGTGCGAGCCAAAGTAGCGTTTAAGAGCTTTGGGAGCCCGCTGGCCGCCACCAGCGGGTCCAAAGATGAGAGGCTTACCTAGTTTATACAGGAAGCTTCCCAGTTGCAAACTGCCATACGTGGCATGATGAATCAAATCAAAGTTGTGTTGCTGGTCGAGTTTCCTCGCCATCTGATACGCCGCCCATTGCCAGTACAG
The genomic region above belongs to Siphonobacter curvatus and contains:
- a CDS encoding glycosyltransferase family 4 protein, whose amino-acid sequence is MKKILLSAYACIPNMGSEQGNGWNYATHLSTSGLEVHCLTLVDGKDRIDPILADGFYPNLRVHYVRVPAWVDKFCWKGLIGMYFHYLYWQWAAYQMARKLDQQHNFDLIHHATYGSLQLGSFLYKLGKPLIFGPAGGGQRAPKALKRYFGSHWTREWMRDIVGKVLEYTNPAYFRMLKKADLVIVTNNDTYDLVRRLRPTQPIERIWDVGMALNFLPREVTAHPPKATLELLWTGRMLPRKALELTIQALSKVDPKLSVRLTIVGGQGEMVEHIPGYVQTYGVENRVNWVGQVSYDQMKQYYIDSDVLFFTSLRDSCPHQLVEAMSYCMPILTLDLHGQGELVNGSNGIKVPVTNETEVVDALARGVEWMAAHPDERRQMGLAGYEIAKELIWDQKIRRFVDELYPTLMQPSASHSSVQVSAS